The following are encoded together in the Thermoanaerobaculum aquaticum genome:
- a CDS encoding helix-turn-helix domain-containing protein, translating into MNEGRLATAPGRLIRQHRLERQLTQAQLARQIGISQSDLSRIEKGEYRVPLDLLFRILQVLELTLGEFFGELNHSPLTPEEQKLLNSFRALSADGQREVLDFVDFLKEREGR; encoded by the coding sequence GTGAATGAGGGTCGCCTTGCCACGGCACCGGGTAGGCTAATCCGCCAACATCGGCTTGAGCGCCAGCTCACCCAGGCTCAGCTTGCGCGTCAAATTGGCATCTCCCAATCCGATCTGTCGCGTATTGAAAAGGGTGAGTATCGCGTCCCCTTGGACCTACTCTTTCGCATCCTTCAGGTCCTCGAGCTCACGCTGGGGGAATTTTTTGGTGAGCTAAATCACAGCCCCTTGACACCAGAGGAGCAAAAGCTGCTAAACTCGTTTCGAGCGTTATCCGCTGACGGTCAGCGGGAGGTATTGGATTTTGTGGACTTCCTAAAAGAGCGGGAGGGGCGTTAA
- a CDS encoding FG-GAP repeat domain-containing protein, whose amino-acid sequence MMANARLLRQKGFLALAGLCAVVTIAVGCLGVSFGGEENQSPAVQKANPPTSQGQSYDDWAREYYKIIRIPKQFAHVTREGRVRLVGPVKGVYELVGEDDAFYLVRNLPIEDPESPGHEAWLDSLYREAERQALEEYLRTVFLVADQPDTNLVFTDRVQFESLSKGLPSSGRWQMSFDVADMNGDGKLDLVLPPPRGGNGKPVIMLQGAVFGEWIPWGFCVWPRDVKLDYGSIRAADFDGDGHRDLVLAVHFGDTVVMYGDGRGNFERAVRLPRGNGAVTARAVVVADFNKDGRLDAATQAELDVDIGKGQLVRSGLVNVVLNLPTDWKLGGNEGLPDSGHSDWLTAHDLDGDGYPELLLTSRKAGEARLILKNLGGAKSWEPLASKALPFDAFVFSVAAGKVDDAKARDVVYCFEQFHPMKQGEPAQACALYHFHDRQGRFAIPGRGELIWKTTAYFENPKGVALGDLDGDGRNDLVIIFPSGKVLVLLQGADGQWLEERSPELVFTNTDLFDVRIADLDGDKRSELILMGAPKEQKQEGGGVFVFKVHRKTT is encoded by the coding sequence ATGATGGCAAATGCTCGGCTTCTGAGGCAAAAAGGTTTTTTGGCGCTCGCTGGGTTGTGTGCAGTGGTCACTATCGCAGTTGGATGTCTAGGGGTGTCATTTGGTGGGGAGGAGAACCAAAGTCCTGCTGTGCAGAAGGCAAATCCGCCTACTTCGCAGGGCCAGAGCTATGACGACTGGGCCCGCGAGTACTACAAGATCATACGCATTCCCAAGCAGTTCGCGCACGTGACCCGGGAAGGTAGGGTTAGGCTGGTAGGTCCGGTAAAGGGGGTGTACGAGCTTGTTGGCGAAGATGACGCTTTTTATCTTGTTCGGAATCTGCCAATCGAGGATCCTGAGTCGCCAGGACATGAGGCATGGTTGGATTCCTTGTATAGAGAGGCGGAAAGGCAGGCACTGGAAGAGTACCTGCGTACAGTGTTTCTAGTCGCTGACCAGCCAGACACCAATTTAGTTTTCACCGATCGTGTGCAATTCGAAAGCCTTTCGAAGGGGCTGCCGAGTAGTGGCAGATGGCAGATGAGTTTCGACGTGGCCGATATGAATGGGGACGGAAAGCTTGACCTGGTGTTGCCACCCCCCCGTGGTGGAAACGGCAAGCCGGTTATCATGCTTCAGGGGGCTGTTTTTGGAGAGTGGATTCCTTGGGGCTTCTGTGTGTGGCCGCGGGATGTCAAGCTTGACTATGGATCGATTCGGGCCGCTGATTTCGACGGTGATGGGCATCGCGACCTGGTACTTGCCGTTCATTTTGGAGATACTGTTGTGATGTATGGCGACGGAAGGGGCAATTTCGAGCGCGCCGTGCGTTTGCCGAGGGGAAATGGTGCGGTCACAGCGCGGGCAGTCGTGGTTGCGGATTTCAACAAAGATGGCCGGCTGGACGCGGCAACGCAGGCCGAGCTGGATGTTGATATTGGTAAGGGACAGCTTGTGCGAAGTGGGTTGGTCAACGTTGTCCTTAATCTCCCAACAGATTGGAAGTTAGGCGGCAACGAAGGGCTTCCGGATTCAGGCCACAGCGACTGGCTAACCGCCCATGACCTAGATGGTGATGGATACCCGGAGCTGCTTTTGACATCGAGGAAAGCCGGGGAGGCGAGGCTTATACTCAAAAATCTTGGGGGCGCAAAAAGCTGGGAACCTCTCGCCTCGAAGGCGCTCCCGTTTGACGCGTTCGTTTTTAGTGTCGCTGCGGGGAAAGTGGACGATGCGAAAGCTCGTGATGTGGTCTACTGTTTCGAACAGTTTCACCCGATGAAGCAGGGAGAGCCTGCGCAGGCGTGTGCTCTCTATCATTTCCATGATCGCCAGGGTCGTTTTGCAATCCCTGGCAGAGGCGAACTAATCTGGAAGACCACAGCTTATTTTGAGAACCCCAAGGGGGTGGCGTTGGGTGATCTCGACGGCGATGGTCGCAATGACCTTGTGATTATCTTCCCATCCGGAAAGGTCCTGGTCCTTCTTCAGGGTGCGGACGGGCAATGGCTGGAAGAGAGATCCCCCGAACTTGTTTTTACGAACACGGATCTTTTCGACGTGCGAATTGCCGATCTCGACGGTGATAAGAGGTCTGAACTCATCCTGATGGGCGCGCCGAAAGAGCAGAAACAAGAGGGCGGCGGAGTTTTTGTGTTCAAGGTGCATCGGAAGACAACGTAA
- a CDS encoding tetratricopeptide repeat protein: protein MAATERYLRLTALGQKTFTRGHLELALRLFSAAEEEARKSGDRELADRAFCNRCVVLLELDRLDSSVGELKHVLMRSRDPFTSWMAAYYTAQVYEAEGNLERALAYARRARELSEVCGDERTRFHSANQHGVLALRKSQFPEAAESFSIALQLAPHVGVDRLAVAIARDNLGYCLMCMGQSEEGLALCQDAAANLEALGSRQYLGEVYQDLCYGYLQLGELENAKLLGERALALAREFGYEDIERNVLMLLADAALDAGQEDLGDFYLRQLARFYPDFRGMQQFLRAFNVREVINLKA from the coding sequence ATGGCAGCCACCGAACGATACCTTCGACTTACCGCGTTGGGACAAAAGACATTTACTCGTGGGCACTTGGAGCTTGCCCTCCGGCTATTCTCGGCCGCCGAAGAGGAGGCCCGCAAGTCTGGGGACCGGGAGCTCGCCGATCGTGCCTTTTGCAACCGCTGCGTGGTGCTTTTGGAGCTCGATCGCCTCGATTCCTCCGTGGGCGAGCTCAAGCACGTGCTCATGCGCTCCCGGGATCCCTTCACCTCCTGGATGGCCGCGTATTACACCGCGCAGGTGTACGAAGCCGAGGGCAATTTGGAGCGAGCCCTCGCTTACGCCCGCCGTGCCCGGGAGCTCTCCGAGGTTTGCGGCGATGAGCGCACCAGGTTCCACTCGGCAAACCAGCATGGCGTGTTGGCCTTACGAAAATCTCAGTTTCCCGAGGCTGCCGAATCGTTTTCAATCGCACTACAATTGGCACCACACGTAGGCGTGGACCGCTTAGCTGTAGCGATCGCCCGGGATAACCTCGGCTACTGCCTCATGTGCATGGGGCAAAGCGAAGAGGGCTTGGCGCTTTGTCAGGACGCCGCCGCCAATTTGGAAGCTCTGGGATCCCGCCAATACCTGGGTGAGGTGTACCAGGACCTCTGCTATGGCTACTTGCAATTGGGGGAGCTGGAGAACGCCAAACTTTTGGGTGAGAGGGCCTTGGCCTTGGCCCGGGAGTTCGGCTACGAAGACATTGAGCGCAACGTTTTGATGCTTCTGGCCGACGCCGCCCTAGACGCCGGTCAAGAGGATTTGGGGGACTTTTATTTGCGGCAGCTCGCCCGTTTCTACCCGGATTTTCGTGGCATGCAGCAGTTCCTGCGGGCCTTCAACGTCCGGGAAGTGATTAACTTGAAAGCGTGA